A window of the Tessaracoccus sp. MC1865 genome harbors these coding sequences:
- a CDS encoding isocitrate lyase/phosphoenolpyruvate mutase family protein codes for MSTAQTTIRINPAALAAYPDVYTPEAVAALEALAGLDTQRAELMDRRIQRRTTRANERQPLEFLAEDSVIEGTGITVADARAGRFTGPVIPADLRRQWIQGTGPSTKPQASVASGLRNVAYALLSGADGWMFDGEDALGQTGFMSLDAQRNLRLMVANDPQFLAVAEQVAGEMNEWARGFLGREIIGDWREQLEFTTRIFRCRGLHLDDRHLTHDDARGFSASITDLVLYVVHNHRNLAEQGRSIVLYLPKIQTAAEAAHWGRLMDALEDHLGLTRGTILGYVLVEQVEASFQLMEIRAALGLHFVGFNTGRWDYINSVSDAMAWDPEFTNPNIDAITMTYAYMRAYEDRVRRAVNTPDAAGNFSLWQGGMEPNIPVGSEEGVATAMTRAVAGGEREQREGASGKWVAHWKMVHIMRPVWERVGDDNQLGREFPALTYTAEDARALTQLEDAPRTVRGARDLLSVGLQYGNAFGQGFQAAALKPADFFGDDSVLYLMEDAATGEIRLSVLWEWLHKRATFTTDDDETGVRAGDPMTAELFERLLDEEYRKLVAADARDVHEVSKTTTLPIAREIVRAYVTYPVKAPWYIDLLNLNLNNHGLREAEARIERYLTAFADDGTRITWNLDLAAAPTPTDHPITSTNEGPDMTIDQTATDIQQYMDGDRFAGIKRLYSARQVAEQRGTIPTAYPIARDNAAAFHTRLRELFSEKKSITTFGPYSPSQAVTMKRMGMEGIYLGGWATSAKGSVTEDPGADLASYPLSQVPDEAAGIVRALLTADRNQTYLRARMRPEDLAVAPAPVDYRPFIIADADTGHGGDAHVRNLIRRFVEVGVTGYHIEDQRPGTKKCGHQGGKVLVGVDEQIKRLNAARFQLDIMGVPGLIVARTDAEAATLLDNNGDERDHPFVLGATNPSIPSYKLVTLALMRAMHTAGTKVLSGFQLYTITDEEYAAADEWLEHNGLMAKAGQAATRLVGAAEPIVDETYDGLVNDMVGLWEAAAGLMTIGEAVANRLQLLAADDADLPISEEEWREFAADASFWMVRDKARELGIDFYWNADVARTPEGFYQVRGGIEYAIRKSLSVAPYADIIWMETASADIREAEHFARAMHEVFPDKMLAYNLSPSFNWDSTGMTDDEMREFPAKLGAAGFVFNFITYGGHQIDGVAGEEFASALMHDGMLALAKVQRRIRLLESPYRTPQTHVGGPRLDAALAACSARTATTKAMGKGSTQTQHLVQTELPKKVLEDWLAEWAEFNGLGAPLQASLRPSREAPELLELAVYRGPDDKVHNIVFAPINDRHGRTFISVRDQNTFDDNLRKKRLSMLVHLYMIQRFKADAVHYVSPTEANAAQCERMKAQGLYSDVATELGNIIVARVSKERMADLTAPNSGEMSDLISRADVNA; via the coding sequence ATGTCGACCGCGCAGACCACCATTCGCATCAACCCCGCGGCTCTTGCCGCCTACCCGGACGTCTACACCCCGGAAGCCGTGGCCGCCCTCGAGGCGCTCGCCGGGCTGGACACCCAGCGCGCTGAGCTCATGGACCGCCGCATCCAGCGCCGGACCACACGCGCCAACGAGCGGCAACCCCTCGAGTTCCTGGCTGAGGACTCCGTCATCGAGGGCACCGGGATCACCGTCGCCGATGCGCGCGCCGGCCGCTTCACCGGCCCGGTGATTCCCGCGGACCTGCGTCGGCAGTGGATCCAAGGCACAGGGCCGAGCACGAAGCCGCAGGCGAGCGTCGCGTCCGGGCTGCGCAACGTCGCCTACGCCCTGCTGTCCGGCGCCGACGGCTGGATGTTCGACGGCGAGGACGCCCTCGGCCAGACCGGGTTCATGTCTCTCGACGCCCAGCGCAACCTGCGCCTCATGGTGGCCAACGATCCGCAGTTCCTCGCCGTGGCCGAGCAGGTCGCCGGCGAGATGAATGAGTGGGCGCGCGGCTTCCTCGGCCGAGAGATCATCGGCGACTGGCGGGAGCAGTTGGAGTTCACCACGCGGATCTTCCGCTGCCGCGGACTCCACCTGGACGACCGCCACCTCACACACGACGACGCCCGGGGCTTCTCGGCCAGCATCACCGATCTGGTGCTCTACGTCGTGCACAACCACCGCAACCTGGCTGAGCAGGGTCGCTCGATCGTGCTGTACCTGCCCAAGATCCAGACCGCTGCCGAGGCCGCCCACTGGGGCCGGTTGATGGACGCGCTCGAGGACCATCTGGGCCTCACCCGGGGCACCATCCTCGGCTACGTGCTGGTGGAGCAGGTGGAGGCCTCCTTCCAGCTGATGGAGATCCGGGCGGCGCTCGGCCTCCACTTCGTCGGCTTCAACACCGGCCGCTGGGACTACATCAACTCAGTCTCCGACGCCATGGCCTGGGATCCCGAGTTCACCAACCCCAACATCGACGCCATCACCATGACGTACGCCTACATGCGCGCCTACGAGGACCGCGTCCGCAGGGCCGTCAACACGCCCGACGCGGCAGGCAACTTCTCGCTCTGGCAGGGCGGGATGGAGCCCAACATCCCCGTCGGCAGCGAGGAGGGGGTCGCCACGGCCATGACCAGGGCGGTGGCCGGCGGCGAGCGCGAGCAGCGCGAGGGCGCCTCGGGCAAGTGGGTGGCCCACTGGAAGATGGTGCACATCATGCGGCCGGTCTGGGAACGCGTCGGCGACGACAACCAGCTCGGGCGCGAGTTCCCGGCGCTGACCTACACCGCCGAGGACGCCCGTGCCCTGACCCAGCTGGAGGACGCGCCCCGCACCGTCCGCGGCGCCCGCGACCTCCTGAGCGTGGGGCTCCAGTACGGCAACGCGTTCGGCCAGGGGTTCCAGGCCGCGGCGCTTAAGCCTGCGGATTTCTTCGGCGACGACAGCGTGCTCTACCTGATGGAGGACGCGGCCACGGGCGAGATCCGCCTCTCGGTGCTGTGGGAGTGGTTGCACAAGCGCGCCACGTTCACCACCGACGACGACGAGACCGGCGTCAGGGCCGGGGATCCGATGACCGCGGAACTGTTCGAACGGCTGCTCGACGAGGAGTATCGCAAGCTCGTCGCCGCGGATGCCAGAGACGTCCACGAGGTGTCGAAGACCACGACCCTGCCCATCGCGCGGGAGATCGTGCGCGCCTACGTCACGTACCCGGTCAAGGCGCCCTGGTACATCGATCTGCTCAACCTCAACCTCAACAACCACGGCCTGCGCGAGGCCGAGGCCCGGATCGAGCGGTACCTCACCGCGTTCGCCGACGACGGCACCCGCATCACCTGGAACCTCGATCTGGCCGCAGCGCCGACGCCCACCGACCATCCCATCACGTCAACCAACGAGGGACCTGACATGACCATCGATCAGACCGCCACCGACATCCAGCAGTACATGGACGGCGACCGCTTCGCCGGAATCAAGCGGCTCTACTCGGCCCGCCAGGTGGCGGAGCAGCGCGGCACCATCCCCACGGCGTACCCGATCGCCCGCGACAACGCCGCCGCCTTCCACACGCGGCTGCGCGAGCTGTTCTCGGAGAAGAAGTCGATCACCACATTCGGCCCCTACTCCCCCAGCCAGGCCGTGACCATGAAGCGCATGGGCATGGAGGGCATCTACCTGGGCGGGTGGGCCACCTCGGCCAAGGGATCGGTCACCGAGGACCCAGGCGCGGACCTGGCCAGTTACCCCCTCTCGCAGGTTCCCGACGAGGCGGCCGGCATCGTGCGCGCGCTGCTGACCGCTGACCGCAACCAGACCTACCTACGGGCCCGCATGCGCCCAGAGGACCTCGCGGTGGCCCCCGCCCCCGTCGACTACCGGCCGTTCATCATCGCCGATGCCGACACCGGCCACGGTGGCGACGCCCACGTGCGCAACCTCATCCGCCGCTTCGTCGAGGTGGGCGTGACGGGCTACCACATCGAGGACCAGCGCCCCGGCACGAAGAAGTGCGGCCACCAGGGCGGCAAGGTGCTCGTGGGGGTCGACGAGCAGATCAAGCGTCTCAACGCGGCGCGGTTCCAGCTCGACATCATGGGTGTGCCGGGCCTCATCGTCGCCCGCACCGACGCCGAAGCGGCCACCCTCCTCGACAACAACGGTGACGAGCGCGACCACCCCTTCGTCCTGGGCGCGACCAATCCGTCCATCCCGTCGTACAAGCTCGTCACCCTTGCGCTCATGCGCGCCATGCACACGGCGGGCACGAAGGTGTTGTCCGGCTTCCAGCTCTACACGATCACCGACGAGGAGTACGCCGCGGCCGACGAGTGGCTGGAGCACAACGGCCTGATGGCCAAGGCAGGGCAGGCGGCCACCCGGCTCGTGGGCGCAGCCGAGCCCATCGTCGATGAGACCTACGACGGCCTGGTCAACGACATGGTGGGCCTGTGGGAGGCCGCAGCCGGCCTGATGACCATCGGGGAGGCCGTGGCGAACCGGCTCCAACTGCTGGCCGCCGACGACGCAGACCTGCCGATCAGCGAGGAGGAGTGGCGCGAGTTCGCGGCGGATGCCTCCTTCTGGATGGTGCGTGACAAGGCGCGCGAGCTAGGCATCGACTTCTACTGGAACGCCGACGTCGCCCGCACCCCCGAAGGCTTCTACCAGGTGCGCGGGGGTATCGAGTACGCCATCCGCAAGTCGCTGAGCGTGGCGCCCTACGCGGACATCATCTGGATGGAGACGGCTTCGGCCGACATCAGGGAGGCCGAGCACTTCGCCAGGGCGATGCACGAGGTGTTCCCCGACAAGATGCTCGCCTACAACCTGTCACCATCGTTCAACTGGGACTCCACCGGCATGACCGACGACGAGATGCGCGAGTTCCCGGCGAAACTGGGAGCTGCGGGCTTCGTGTTCAACTTCATCACCTACGGCGGGCACCAGATCGACGGTGTGGCCGGCGAGGAGTTCGCCTCCGCGCTCATGCACGACGGCATGCTGGCCCTCGCCAAGGTGCAGCGCCGGATCAGGCTGCTGGAGTCGCCGTACCGAACGCCGCAGACCCATGTCGGCGGCCCGCGTCTCGACGCGGCGCTGGCCGCCTGCTCGGCACGCACCGCCACCACCAAGGCGATGGGCAAGGGCTCCACCCAGACCCAGCACCTGGTGCAGACCGAACTGCCGAAGAAGGTCCTCGAAGACTGGCTGGCCGAGTGGGCTGAGTTCAACGGGCTCGGGGCACCGCTGCAGGCGAGCCTGCGGCCCAGCCGGGAGGCGCCCGAACTGCTGGAACTGGCGGTCTACCGCGGGCCGGACGACAAGGTGCACAACATCGTGTTCGCCCCCATCAACGACCGCCACGGACGCACCTTCATCTCGGTGCGCGACCAGAACACCTTCGACGACAACCTCCGCAAGAAGCGCCTCTCGATGCTGGTGCACCTGTACATGATCCAGCGCTTCAAGGCCGACGCTGTGCACTACGTCTCGCCCACGGAAGCCAACGCCGCCCAATGCGAGCGGATGAAGGCCCAGGGCCTGTACTCCGACGTCGCCACTGAACTGGGCAACATCATCGTCGCGCGGGTCAGCAAGGAGCGGATGGCTGACCTGACCGCGCCGAACAGCGGCGAGATGTCGGACCTGATCTCCCGGGCCGACGTGAACGCCTGA
- a CDS encoding glutaredoxin — translation MRETALTAAPRAGTEPAEVILVTAPACHFCDDAHARLRDLQDVGLVRLRTVAADSDEGAALIAAHRPAMFPLTLVEGRRFHDGRIPRGKLARLVSELEAR, via the coding sequence GTGAGAGAGACAGCACTGACCGCAGCGCCGCGAGCCGGCACCGAACCGGCCGAGGTGATCCTGGTCACGGCCCCCGCCTGCCACTTCTGCGACGACGCCCACGCGCGGCTCCGGGACCTGCAGGATGTGGGCCTCGTGCGCCTGAGGACGGTGGCCGCCGATTCCGACGAAGGTGCCGCGCTCATCGCCGCGCACAGGCCGGCGATGTTCCCGCTCACGCTGGTCGAGGGGCGGCGGTTCCACGACGGGCGGATCCCGCGCGGCAAACTGGCGCGCCTCGTCAGTGAACTAGAGGCCCGCTGA
- a CDS encoding short-chain fatty acyl-CoA regulator family protein, with protein sequence MEKVFGGARLRRLREERGLSQVELARVLVISPSYLNQIEHDTRPLTVTVLVRLTELFGIDPSYFSPRDTARQLAQLREALRESSDDEARTLPLSDLQQIARTMPEVTEAIVRLHRGYRDAVTLVESDTARAGGRLALMPHERVLEFFDKHLNYFNALDRTAERLAKAVGHRGGDLMHQLRSHLETVHGVQVTIDRGGLAQDMHAYDERHRTLVLAPDLRQGQQAFRMATQLAYLEAEHLLDEALTTVEWPDETSRTLARIGLAHYFAAALVLPYTEFFRRAERLRYDVEELAEHFDVGYETAAHRLSTLQRPGMRGVPLIFIRVDRAGNVSKRQSATGFHFSRDGGTCPLWNIYEAFSSPGQVKVQVAEMPDGQRYLWIARTVTHRRGGYGSPAKTFVIGLGCELRQAGRLIYSLGLDLIEPDVVPIGPGCRTCDRPRCIQRATPPVGLALRVDESRSSFAPYPLST encoded by the coding sequence ATGGAGAAGGTGTTCGGTGGTGCACGCCTGAGGAGACTGCGCGAGGAGCGCGGGCTGTCCCAGGTGGAGCTCGCGCGCGTGCTGGTGATCTCCCCCAGCTACCTCAACCAGATCGAGCACGACACCCGGCCGCTGACCGTCACGGTCCTCGTCCGTCTGACGGAACTGTTCGGCATCGATCCGTCGTACTTCTCCCCGCGTGACACTGCGCGCCAGTTGGCGCAACTGCGGGAGGCGCTGCGCGAATCCTCCGACGACGAGGCACGCACCCTCCCGTTGAGCGACCTGCAGCAGATCGCCCGCACCATGCCTGAGGTCACCGAGGCCATCGTCCGTCTCCACCGCGGGTACCGCGATGCCGTCACCCTCGTGGAATCGGACACGGCGCGCGCCGGCGGGCGGCTGGCGCTGATGCCGCACGAGAGGGTCTTGGAGTTCTTCGACAAGCACCTCAACTACTTCAACGCGCTCGACCGTACCGCCGAGCGACTCGCGAAGGCTGTGGGGCACCGAGGCGGCGACCTGATGCACCAACTCCGCTCCCACCTGGAGACGGTCCATGGGGTGCAGGTCACCATCGACCGTGGCGGGCTCGCCCAGGACATGCACGCCTACGACGAGCGGCACCGCACGCTCGTCCTGGCCCCGGATCTGCGCCAAGGGCAACAGGCCTTCCGGATGGCGACGCAACTGGCCTACCTCGAGGCCGAGCACCTGCTGGACGAGGCGCTGACCACCGTCGAGTGGCCCGACGAAACGAGCCGGACCCTCGCGCGGATCGGTCTGGCGCACTACTTCGCGGCGGCACTGGTGCTGCCGTACACGGAGTTCTTCAGGCGCGCGGAGAGGCTCCGCTACGACGTCGAGGAACTGGCCGAGCACTTCGACGTGGGCTACGAGACCGCCGCGCACCGTCTCAGCACGCTGCAGCGACCCGGGATGCGCGGCGTCCCCCTGATCTTCATCCGCGTCGACCGGGCCGGGAACGTCTCTAAGCGCCAGTCGGCCACGGGCTTCCATTTCTCGCGCGACGGCGGTACCTGCCCCCTGTGGAACATCTACGAAGCGTTCAGTTCGCCTGGCCAGGTCAAGGTGCAGGTGGCGGAGATGCCCGACGGTCAGCGCTACCTGTGGATCGCCCGCACGGTCACCCACCGTCGGGGTGGCTACGGTAGCCCCGCCAAGACCTTCGTGATCGGGCTCGGCTGCGAACTGCGGCAGGCGGGCAGGCTCATCTACAGCCTCGGCCTCGACCTCATCGAGCCGGACGTGGTGCCCATCGGCCCCGGCTGCCGGACGTGCGACCGGCCCCGCTGCATCCAGCGGGCCACCCCTCCCGTCGGGCTGGCGCTGCGCGTCGACGAGTCACGCAGTAGCTTCGCTCCGTACCCACTGTCAACCTGA
- a CDS encoding DUF1801 domain-containing protein, translated as MENKTRPTTTPVPDFLDGLDARRRGEAEDLIAMMREVSGEEPVMWGPSIIGFGSTSYRLASGREGEMGLLSFSPRRSAITVYIPEGFERHGDLLDRLGKHRTSVSCLYLNKLADVDAEVLRELVQRSFQHHTGPPPAKPTTVDEYLASVPNAARPHLDELRALVREVAPEAQEVLSYDIIGYRPAGTKRAHGFISGWRDHIGVYPVPKDSALEAELKPYRRGKGTLWFPLDEPLPRELLARVFAALLTTGG; from the coding sequence ATGGAGAACAAGACCCGACCCACCACCACTCCGGTGCCGGACTTCCTCGACGGCCTGGACGCGCGTCGTCGCGGGGAGGCTGAGGATCTCATCGCCATGATGCGGGAGGTCTCAGGGGAGGAACCGGTGATGTGGGGACCCAGCATCATCGGCTTCGGCAGCACCTCCTACCGGCTCGCGTCCGGGCGCGAGGGCGAGATGGGGCTACTGTCCTTCAGCCCACGGAGATCCGCCATCACGGTCTACATCCCCGAGGGTTTCGAGCGGCACGGAGACCTGCTCGACCGCCTGGGCAAGCACCGCACCAGCGTCAGTTGCCTGTATCTCAACAAGCTCGCCGATGTCGACGCGGAGGTCCTGCGCGAGTTGGTGCAACGCTCGTTCCAGCACCACACCGGACCCCCGCCGGCCAAACCCACCACCGTCGACGAATACCTGGCCTCGGTGCCGAACGCCGCCCGTCCCCATCTGGATGAGTTGAGGGCACTGGTCCGCGAGGTTGCCCCTGAGGCGCAGGAGGTGCTCAGCTACGACATCATCGGCTACCGCCCGGCGGGCACGAAACGGGCCCACGGATTCATCTCGGGGTGGCGCGATCACATCGGCGTCTACCCCGTGCCGAAGGACAGTGCCCTGGAGGCGGAGCTGAAGCCCTACCGCCGGGGCAAGGGCACGCTCTGGTTCCCGCTGGACGAGCCCCTCCCCCGGGAACTGCTGGCCCGGGTCTTCGCGGCCCTGCTGACGACGGGAGGCTGA
- a CDS encoding malate synthase: MFTNPSQTNRLQATTPSAGYHLSVVGDPVPGDETLLTPEALEFIRALHRKFSKRRLALLDARFRRTTRRDTLGFLPETTAIRNDDWSVPAPAPGLERRVVELSGPVDAASCIEAVNSDADVWIADFEDSTSPTWANIITGHLNLKATVAGGLPGIRAEGGPTVVLRPRGWHLLERHIKVDSEPVPASLVDFALHCFHNAAPLLEQDRGPYFYLPKLETHQEARLWNDVFDFAEASLGLPANCIRATVLIETITAAFEMDEILFELRGHAAGLAAGRWDYIFSIIKQLGGDASFQLPDRRDITFDAGHLQAFFDLLVHTAHRRGAHALGGLTATTTDEVDSSEQVRAAKESDARRGFDGSWVAQVDLIGTCREAYAGVLASRPHQLEAKLDDPGVTSEHLLTLEEPGPVTADGIAANMAVLVRFLDAWLDGRGEIAVDGLLQETSTTEIARAQLWQWSRTGVTSDGGLPVTRHVLVDALDRELEALSADDDSRHDGRLAAIRHLVEFGALGEVLPPSVTEHAYRRYLLDA, encoded by the coding sequence ATGTTCACGAACCCATCCCAGACAAACCGTCTCCAGGCAACGACGCCCTCCGCGGGATACCACCTGTCGGTGGTCGGGGATCCGGTCCCCGGAGACGAAACCCTTCTCACCCCCGAGGCGCTGGAATTCATCCGTGCCCTCCACCGCAAGTTCAGCAAGCGCCGCCTAGCTCTTCTGGATGCCCGCTTCCGCCGCACCACCCGCCGCGACACCCTCGGCTTCCTGCCCGAGACCACCGCGATCCGCAACGACGACTGGTCGGTCCCGGCGCCGGCCCCCGGCCTCGAGCGTCGCGTCGTCGAGTTGAGCGGCCCGGTGGATGCAGCCTCCTGCATCGAGGCGGTCAACTCGGACGCCGACGTCTGGATCGCCGACTTCGAGGATTCCACGAGCCCCACCTGGGCCAACATCATCACCGGCCACCTCAACCTCAAGGCCACGGTGGCGGGCGGCCTGCCCGGGATCCGGGCCGAGGGTGGCCCCACCGTCGTCCTGCGCCCGCGGGGCTGGCACCTCCTCGAGCGCCACATCAAGGTCGACTCCGAGCCCGTCCCCGCCAGCCTCGTGGACTTCGCACTGCACTGCTTCCACAACGCGGCCCCGCTGCTCGAGCAGGACCGTGGCCCGTACTTCTACCTGCCGAAGCTCGAAACCCACCAGGAGGCCCGCCTCTGGAACGACGTCTTCGACTTCGCCGAGGCCTCACTGGGGCTGCCGGCCAACTGCATCCGGGCGACAGTCCTCATCGAGACCATCACCGCAGCCTTCGAGATGGACGAGATCCTCTTCGAACTGCGCGGGCACGCGGCGGGCCTCGCTGCGGGCCGCTGGGATTACATCTTCAGCATCATCAAGCAGCTCGGCGGGGATGCCAGCTTCCAGCTGCCGGACCGCCGGGACATCACCTTCGACGCCGGTCACCTGCAGGCCTTCTTCGACCTGCTGGTCCACACGGCGCACCGACGCGGGGCCCATGCCCTCGGCGGGCTCACCGCCACGACCACGGACGAGGTGGATTCCTCGGAGCAGGTCCGAGCCGCCAAGGAGAGCGACGCCCGCCGCGGTTTCGACGGCTCCTGGGTCGCGCAGGTGGACCTGATCGGCACGTGCCGCGAGGCCTACGCCGGTGTCCTGGCCAGCCGGCCCCACCAGCTCGAGGCCAAGCTCGACGACCCCGGCGTCACCTCGGAGCACCTGCTCACCCTGGAGGAGCCCGGCCCCGTCACGGCCGATGGGATCGCGGCGAACATGGCCGTCCTGGTCCGGTTCCTCGACGCCTGGCTCGACGGCCGCGGCGAGATCGCCGTCGACGGCCTGCTGCAGGAGACCTCCACCACCGAGATCGCGCGGGCCCAACTGTGGCAGTGGTCCCGGACCGGGGTCACCAGCGACGGCGGACTGCCCGTCACCCGGCACGTGCTGGTCGACGCCCTGGACCGGGAACTCGAGGCGCTCAGCGCCGACGACGATTCCCGCCACGACGGCCGGCTCGCGGCGATCCGCCACCTCGTCGAGTTCGGAGCCCTGGGCGAGGTCCTGCCCCCGTCGGTCACCGAACACGCCTACCGGCGCTACCTCCTCGACGCCTGA
- a CDS encoding cold-shock protein, producing the protein MATGTVKWFNGEKGFGFIAPDDKSEDVFVHFSAIKSTGYRSVEEGEKVEYDVEQGPKGLQASNVTVLR; encoded by the coding sequence ATGGCTACAGGTACGGTCAAGTGGTTCAACGGTGAGAAGGGCTTCGGGTTCATTGCACCCGACGACAAGTCGGAAGATGTATTCGTGCACTTCTCGGCCATCAAGTCCACGGGCTACCGGTCGGTAGAAGAAGGAGAGAAGGTCGAGTACGACGTCGAGCAGGGTCCCAAGGGTCTCCAGGCCTCGAACGTCACCGTCCTTCGCTGA
- a CDS encoding peroxiredoxin, protein MKDPRLVWIRALGALTTVVILAVTGYGLWTAVPESGDTEHRAPDFTLTTTTGESVTLSELRPSPVILYFNEGAGCGSCTMQMAEIEKHAGFAEAGIKVLPIVMNTAEQIQADMDQFGVTTPFLLDDGKVSKAYDVLDKGMHPGLPGHGFVLIDGDGVQRWYGNYPSMWLPPQDLLDEALGRLKS, encoded by the coding sequence ATGAAGGACCCCAGGCTCGTCTGGATCAGGGCGCTCGGCGCGCTGACGACCGTCGTCATCCTCGCCGTCACCGGCTACGGCCTGTGGACCGCCGTCCCGGAATCCGGCGACACGGAGCACCGGGCGCCGGACTTCACCCTCACCACCACAACGGGCGAGAGCGTCACGCTCAGCGAGCTGCGCCCCAGCCCCGTGATCCTGTACTTCAACGAGGGGGCGGGCTGCGGGTCCTGCACGATGCAGATGGCGGAGATCGAAAAGCATGCGGGCTTCGCCGAGGCCGGCATCAAGGTGCTGCCCATCGTGATGAACACGGCTGAGCAGATCCAGGCCGACATGGACCAGTTCGGCGTGACAACGCCGTTCCTCCTGGATGACGGGAAGGTGTCGAAGGCCTACGACGTCCTCGACAAGGGCATGCATCCGGGCCTGCCCGGCCACGGCTTCGTGCTCATCGACGGCGACGGGGTCCAGCGGTGGTACGGAAACTACCCGTCGATGTGGCTCCCTCCCCAGGACCTGCTCGACGAGGCCCTCGGACGGCTCAAGAGCTGA
- a CDS encoding cytochrome c biogenesis CcdA family protein yields the protein MGADLLGAGGILAAFLAGGVALFAPCCIVFLAPSYLAAAAKNRRWRLLPLTFVFAAGLAAVLVPITMGVSIIAGAIAKYHVVLYWAGGLLMIGLGALALSGAMWSMPSFLRAPDTARGDTGTFFSLGVFSGIASSCCAPVLAGVMTLSALSGSAAGGLLLGAAYVFGMVIPLFVMALLWDKRPEAMRRLRARPVKLSLGRFSYSTNTVNLLVATGFVIMGVLVIGQAGADDMTGGDAPLLGFGAWLSDSFAWLVAVTAPVPEAILGLGLLALVSLFVVATLRDRTRRRDTVAAAHDCCPAEPATSSKELR from the coding sequence ATGGGCGCCGATCTCCTGGGTGCCGGGGGCATCCTTGCCGCGTTCCTCGCCGGGGGTGTGGCTCTGTTCGCTCCCTGCTGCATCGTCTTCCTCGCCCCCAGTTACCTCGCCGCGGCGGCGAAGAACCGACGGTGGCGTCTACTCCCCCTCACGTTCGTGTTCGCGGCGGGCCTGGCCGCCGTGTTGGTGCCCATCACGATGGGCGTCAGCATCATCGCCGGCGCCATCGCGAAATACCACGTGGTGCTCTACTGGGCGGGCGGCCTCCTGATGATCGGGCTGGGCGCGCTGGCCCTGTCAGGTGCCATGTGGTCGATGCCCTCGTTCCTGCGCGCGCCGGACACCGCACGCGGCGACACCGGCACCTTCTTCAGTCTCGGCGTCTTCTCCGGCATCGCCTCGAGTTGTTGCGCCCCGGTTCTCGCCGGCGTCATGACGCTGTCGGCCCTCTCCGGCTCGGCTGCCGGAGGGCTCCTGCTGGGCGCCGCCTACGTGTTCGGCATGGTCATCCCCCTCTTCGTCATGGCGTTGCTGTGGGACAAGCGACCGGAGGCCATGCGTCGCCTCCGGGCGCGGCCGGTGAAGCTGTCGCTCGGTCGGTTCAGCTACTCCACGAACACGGTGAATCTGCTCGTGGCGACCGGTTTCGTCATCATGGGCGTCCTGGTCATCGGGCAGGCCGGCGCGGACGACATGACCGGCGGAGATGCACCGCTTCTCGGGTTCGGCGCCTGGCTGAGCGACAGCTTCGCATGGCTGGTCGCAGTCACCGCGCCCGTTCCGGAGGCGATCCTCGGCCTCGGCCTGCTCGCGCTCGTGTCCCTCTTCGTGGTCGCCACGCTGCGCGACCGCACCCGGCGCCGCGACACCGTCGCGGCGGCCCATGACTGCTGCCCGGCCGAACCCGCCACGTCTTCGAAGGAGCTTCGATGA
- a CDS encoding enoyl-CoA hydratase/isomerase family protein: MTDPLLVSIDDGLAHLTLNRPERLNAFNADLARAWEKATVDITSRSDVGAILIDGAGPGFCAGGDVVDMATTMGSPSDLEELAHTINRGIRALTESSIPVVAAVHGVTAGGGLGVLLSSDYVVAAAGARIGSRYANIGLTPDLSVTAQLSRAVGTRRALQLVLSDRMLTAEEAQCWGLVAEVVRGEGYATRAHAVARSWLDGAASAYGEAKRLIRSSCSRSFADQLDEEARTIAASFGTDEARDRINAFLQAKTDRATRGS, from the coding sequence GTGACAGATCCTCTCCTGGTCTCAATCGACGATGGCCTGGCCCATCTCACCCTCAACCGCCCTGAGCGGCTCAACGCCTTCAACGCTGATCTCGCCCGCGCCTGGGAGAAGGCGACGGTCGACATAACCTCGCGCAGCGACGTCGGGGCCATCCTGATCGACGGGGCCGGCCCGGGCTTCTGCGCGGGCGGGGACGTCGTCGACATGGCCACGACCATGGGCTCGCCGTCGGATCTGGAGGAGTTGGCGCACACCATCAACCGGGGGATCCGGGCCCTGACGGAGTCGAGCATCCCTGTGGTGGCTGCCGTCCACGGCGTGACGGCAGGCGGCGGGCTGGGCGTGCTGCTCAGCTCTGACTACGTGGTGGCCGCCGCCGGAGCCCGGATCGGAAGCCGCTACGCGAACATCGGCCTCACGCCTGACCTATCCGTCACCGCGCAGTTGTCCCGCGCCGTCGGCACCCGTCGCGCGCTGCAACTCGTGTTGTCAGACCGCATGCTCACCGCCGAAGAAGCGCAGTGCTGGGGCCTGGTCGCCGAAGTGGTGCGGGGCGAGGGATACGCCACCCGCGCGCACGCCGTCGCCCGGAGCTGGCTGGACGGCGCGGCCAGTGCCTACGGCGAGGCGAAGCGACTCATCCGGTCATCGTGCTCGCGGTCCTTCGCGGATCAACTGGACGAGGAGGCCCGCACCATAGCCGCCAGCTTCGGTACGGACGAGGCGCGGGACCGGATCAACGCGTTCCTGCAGGCCAAGACGGATCGGGCGACGCGCGGTTCGTGA